A DNA window from Boseongicola sp. contains the following coding sequences:
- a CDS encoding methionine--tRNA ligase — protein sequence MARILITSAIPYINGIKHLGNLVGSQLPADLYARYMRARGNEVLFLCATDEHGTPAELAAAKAGKPVAEYCAEMWQVQKDLADGFRLSFDKYGRSSSPQNHALTQHFAGRLADAGLIDEVVESQVYSNTDGRFLPDRYIEGTCPNCGYDRARGDQCENCTKQLDPTDLIEPRSAISGSTDLEVRETKHLYLKQRTLREDLSTWIDGKKDWPILTTSIAKKWLNDGDGLQDRGITRDLDWGVPVKRGDADWPGMEGKVFYVWFDAPIEYIACAKEWSDGRGASDAEWERWWRTDKGADDVKYVQFMGKDNVPFHTLSFPATIIGSGEPWKLVDYIKSFNYLNYDGGQFSTSQGRGVFMDQALEILTADYWRWWLLSHAPESSDSEFTWENFQVSVNKDLADVLGNFVSRVTKFCRSKFGETVPGAGDWGPDEQALIERLQKGLNAYQTQMEAMEVRKASAELRALWVQGNEYLQSAAPWAAFKEDPDRAAAVVRMALNLIRFYAVISAPFIPDASARMLSAMNTLDMEWPEDVEAALNALPAEHDFTVPDVLFRKISDEERDEWQARFAGQRT from the coding sequence GCGGATTTATATGCGCGCTATATGCGGGCACGCGGCAATGAGGTTCTGTTTCTATGCGCCACGGATGAGCATGGCACCCCTGCTGAACTGGCGGCTGCGAAGGCAGGCAAGCCGGTGGCCGAATATTGTGCTGAGATGTGGCAGGTTCAAAAGGATCTGGCGGACGGGTTCCGTTTGTCATTTGACAAATATGGACGGTCATCTTCGCCGCAGAACCACGCTCTGACTCAGCATTTTGCCGGGCGTCTGGCAGATGCCGGACTGATAGATGAGGTGGTCGAAAGTCAGGTTTATTCCAATACAGATGGTCGTTTTTTGCCAGACCGCTACATTGAAGGCACCTGCCCCAACTGTGGTTATGACCGCGCCCGCGGGGATCAATGCGAGAATTGTACCAAACAGTTGGATCCAACTGATCTTATTGAGCCGCGTTCGGCGATCTCGGGATCGACCGACCTGGAAGTGCGCGAAACAAAGCATCTTTATCTGAAGCAGCGAACGTTAAGAGAAGACCTGTCGACCTGGATTGATGGCAAGAAGGATTGGCCAATCCTGACAACGTCGATTGCCAAGAAGTGGCTGAACGACGGTGATGGTTTGCAGGACCGGGGCATTACCCGCGATTTGGATTGGGGGGTGCCGGTGAAGCGCGGGGACGCAGACTGGCCGGGCATGGAAGGCAAAGTCTTCTATGTTTGGTTTGATGCGCCGATTGAATACATCGCCTGCGCCAAGGAATGGTCGGACGGTCGCGGCGCGTCCGATGCCGAGTGGGAGCGTTGGTGGCGCACCGATAAAGGGGCCGATGACGTCAAATATGTCCAGTTCATGGGCAAGGACAATGTGCCGTTTCATACACTGTCATTCCCCGCGACCATCATCGGTTCTGGAGAGCCTTGGAAGTTGGTCGATTATATCAAGTCATTCAACTATCTGAATTATGACGGCGGGCAGTTTTCCACCAGCCAGGGGCGCGGCGTCTTCATGGATCAGGCGCTGGAGATCCTAACTGCGGATTACTGGCGTTGGTGGCTATTGAGCCATGCACCGGAGAGTTCGGACAGTGAATTCACCTGGGAGAATTTCCAGGTCTCGGTCAACAAAGACCTGGCGGATGTGCTGGGGAACTTCGTTAGCCGCGTCACGAAGTTTTGCCGTTCCAAGTTTGGAGAGACAGTTCCGGGCGCTGGCGATTGGGGGCCGGACGAACAGGCATTGATCGAAAGATTGCAAAAAGGGTTGAACGCATACCAAACCCAGATGGAGGCCATGGAAGTGCGCAAGGCGTCCGCAGAACTGCGCGCACTTTGGGTGCAGGGCAATGAATATCTGCAATCAGCGGCTCCTTGGGCCGCATTCAAGGAAGATCCGGATCGCGCCGCCGCTGTGGTCCGCATGGCTTTGAATCTGATCCGGTTTTACGCCGTCATCTCGGCACCATTTATCCCGGACGCTTCGGCGCGCATGCTGTCAGCCATGAACACGTTGGACATGGAATGGCCCGAGGATGTTGAGGCGGCGTTGAACGCCCTTCCGGCAGAGCATGACTTTACTGTTCCCGATGTTCTTTTCCGAAAGATCAGCGACGAAGAGCGGGACGAGTGGCAGGCCCGTTTTGCCGGCCAGCGCACCTAA
- a CDS encoding pseudouridine-5-phosphate glycosidase, whose translation MDFSAEIAKARESGAPIVALESTIITPGMPFPRNVETARLVESCVRENGAVPATIAILGGRLKIGLGESELDKLARADNVAKLSRADLAVCIADKGNGATTVAATMIAAQLAGIEVFATGGIGGVHKGAERSFDISADLQELSKTPVIVVAAGAKAILDIPKTLEVLETNGVPVIAFGQDEVPAFWSRASGIQAPLRMDVPADIANAFAMRRHMGLSGGQLVVNPIPAVAEISADVLAPIIAQANDEANQQGIGGKDVTPFLLQRIFELTNGASLEANIELVLNNARLASEIAKCLANRPGMR comes from the coding sequence ATGGATTTTTCGGCAGAAATTGCCAAGGCCCGAGAATCAGGTGCGCCGATTGTCGCCCTTGAATCGACAATTATCACTCCTGGGATGCCATTTCCCCGGAACGTAGAAACCGCACGACTAGTTGAGTCTTGCGTTCGCGAAAACGGTGCGGTTCCGGCAACAATTGCCATTCTTGGGGGGCGTCTGAAGATAGGTCTTGGCGAAAGCGAACTTGATAAACTCGCCAGGGCAGACAATGTTGCGAAACTTTCGCGCGCGGACTTAGCGGTTTGCATCGCAGATAAAGGGAACGGAGCGACAACAGTTGCTGCGACGATGATCGCCGCGCAGTTGGCTGGTATCGAAGTATTCGCCACCGGCGGCATCGGCGGTGTGCACAAGGGAGCCGAGCGGTCATTCGATATCTCGGCGGATTTGCAGGAGTTGTCGAAGACACCGGTTATTGTTGTCGCGGCAGGTGCAAAAGCCATCTTGGACATACCAAAAACGCTGGAAGTTCTTGAAACGAATGGAGTTCCTGTGATTGCTTTTGGCCAGGATGAAGTGCCAGCATTCTGGTCGCGGGCATCTGGCATCCAGGCCCCACTGCGTATGGATGTACCGGCAGATATCGCCAATGCTTTTGCGATGCGTCGCCACATGGGATTGTCCGGCGGTCAGCTAGTGGTTAACCCGATACCGGCAGTAGCCGAGATTTCCGCAGACGTTCTTGCTCCAATCATTGCGCAGGCTAACGACGAGGCCAATCAACAAGGCATTGGGGGAAAAGATGTAACGCCGTTTTTGTTACAGCGCATTTTTGAGCTAACGAATGGCGCATCTCTGGAAGCCAACATCGAGTTGGTATTAAATAATGCGCGCCTTGCGTCGGAAATCGCCAAATGCCTGGCAAATCGGCCTGGTATGCGGTGA
- a CDS encoding TIGR02453 family protein: MSLTNETFEFLADLEKNNTKAWFEDNRDRYEQHWKSAGLAFIDQFAALVAKQDPALKAEVRLNGSLRRINRDVRFSKDKSPYNARLHMIFWSGSHPTRSPGLHIVLQPGGVGFGAGHFAIDPKALAAYRARILDDKDAETLQSAIASAKAVNCSLGPPDLARIPKGFDANHPRAELLRYKAFVARTYDKPVSAKVLGPDKADAWMQKTTAALMPLIRWLS; this comes from the coding sequence ATGTCACTCACAAATGAAACCTTTGAATTTCTGGCTGACCTTGAAAAGAACAACACAAAGGCTTGGTTTGAAGACAACCGTGACCGATACGAGCAGCATTGGAAGTCTGCTGGTCTGGCCTTTATCGATCAGTTTGCCGCCTTGGTGGCAAAACAAGACCCGGCTTTGAAAGCCGAGGTACGGCTGAACGGCTCATTGCGTCGGATCAACCGGGACGTCAGGTTTTCCAAAGATAAGTCCCCATATAACGCCCGCCTGCATATGATCTTCTGGAGCGGTAGCCACCCGACAAGGTCACCCGGCCTCCATATCGTTTTGCAGCCTGGTGGAGTTGGCTTTGGTGCTGGGCATTTTGCCATCGACCCCAAAGCGCTCGCCGCCTACCGCGCCCGAATATTGGACGACAAAGATGCAGAAACTTTGCAGTCCGCAATAGCATCGGCCAAGGCTGTGAATTGTTCGCTTGGCCCGCCCGATCTGGCGCGGATTCCCAAGGGATTTGATGCCAATCATCCCCGTGCCGAACTTTTGCGCTACAAAGCCTTCGTTGCGCGCACATATGACAAACCCGTGTCGGCAAAGGTTCTTGGACCCGACAAAGCCGATGCCTGGATGCAGAAAACAACGGCAGCTCTGATGCCGCTGATCCGCTGGCTGTCTTAA
- a CDS encoding DUF502 domain-containing protein — protein MSKPFDDEKKPQKKRRGPFGSFRASFLTGLVVIAPIGLTLWLIWTMAGWVDSWVLPFVPAWLRPDQYVGLSIRGIGVLVFLIFTVFVGWLAKGLIGRSMLGWAESLVQGLPVVRSVYNGLKQIAETVFAQSETSFDKACLVEYPRKGIWAIAFISTDAKGEISSKIPLEEGKTAIFLPTTPNPTSGFLLFVPTSDVVELDMSVEDAAKLVISAGLVYPNGKSAKPTPIGEVRQPPARAS, from the coding sequence ATGTCCAAACCCTTTGACGACGAGAAAAAACCACAAAAGAAACGGCGCGGCCCGTTTGGTTCGTTCAGAGCGTCGTTTCTGACCGGACTGGTGGTGATTGCACCGATTGGTCTGACATTGTGGTTGATCTGGACCATGGCGGGCTGGGTCGACAGTTGGGTCTTGCCGTTTGTTCCTGCCTGGTTGCGCCCGGATCAATACGTGGGCCTTTCCATACGCGGGATCGGCGTCTTGGTCTTTTTGATATTCACCGTGTTTGTAGGATGGTTGGCAAAGGGCCTGATCGGGCGGTCGATGTTAGGCTGGGCTGAAAGTTTGGTTCAAGGTCTACCGGTGGTAAGATCGGTTTATAATGGCTTGAAGCAAATAGCTGAAACGGTCTTTGCCCAATCCGAAACGTCTTTCGATAAGGCCTGTCTGGTTGAGTATCCGCGCAAAGGCATCTGGGCGATTGCCTTTATTTCCACAGATGCCAAGGGTGAGATTTCGAGCAAGATCCCGCTCGAAGAAGGCAAGACTGCGATCTTTCTACCAACAACGCCAAACCCGACGTCCGGCTTTCTGTTGTTTGTGCCAACGAGCGATGTTGTGGAATTGGACATGTCGGTGGAGGACGCAGCAAAACTGGTGATTTCCGCAGGCCTTGTTTACCCCAACGGCAAGAGCGCCAAGCCAACACCCATTGGAGAAGTGCGGCAGCCACCTGCGCGCGCCTCTTGA
- a CDS encoding kinase, producing the protein MTKELQVLCIGSVLWDVIGRASAVMRVGSDVPGRITRLPGGVAMNIAMTLRRFSMQPVLLTAIGRDEEGDELVNAANRLGMDTQFIYRSDDLPTDRYMAVEGANGLIAAIADAHSLEAAGAKILRPLENGRLGSAQSPYSGQIALDDNLTESLLMEIAKSPLFAKADLRVAPASPGKAERLMPLLACPYATLYVNLEEAGLLCKTTFASAPEAAEALLNRGAAQVLVTDGGRAAAHAAKNGILVATPPEVLVTRVTGAGDTFMASHMAAEARGQDGQQALEAALNAAAVYVSGDVPS; encoded by the coding sequence ATGACAAAAGAACTTCAAGTATTGTGCATTGGGTCAGTGTTGTGGGACGTGATTGGACGGGCCAGCGCCGTGATGCGTGTGGGTTCGGATGTGCCAGGACGGATCACGCGGCTTCCCGGCGGTGTAGCGATGAACATCGCAATGACATTGCGCCGGTTTTCGATGCAGCCTGTGTTGCTGACCGCTATCGGTCGGGACGAAGAAGGTGACGAGTTGGTCAATGCGGCCAACCGGTTGGGAATGGACACCCAGTTCATCTACCGTTCCGACGATTTGCCAACCGATAGATATATGGCCGTTGAAGGCGCAAACGGGCTAATTGCAGCCATCGCTGATGCGCATTCGCTTGAAGCGGCGGGCGCTAAAATATTACGGCCGTTGGAAAATGGTCGATTGGGGTCGGCTCAATCACCCTATTCCGGGCAAATAGCCCTGGACGACAACTTGACGGAAAGCCTTTTGATGGAAATCGCAAAGAGCCCACTTTTTGCCAAGGCTGATTTACGTGTCGCTCCGGCGTCGCCGGGAAAAGCAGAACGCCTTATGCCGTTGCTAGCTTGTCCTTACGCCACTCTGTACGTCAATCTTGAGGAAGCCGGTTTGCTGTGCAAAACGACGTTTGCATCAGCTCCCGAAGCGGCGGAAGCGTTGTTAAACCGTGGCGCCGCACAAGTATTGGTCACTGACGGCGGCCGCGCAGCGGCGCATGCGGCGAAAAACGGAATACTGGTCGCCACCCCGCCAGAAGTTCTGGTGACCCGGGTGACCGGTGCTGGCGACACATTCATGGCTTCGCACATGGCAGCCGAAGCTCGCGGACAAGATGGGCAGCAAGCATTGGAAGCGGCCCTGAATGCGGCCGCAGTATATGTATCTGGGGATGTTCCATCGTGA
- a CDS encoding FAD-dependent oxidoreductase, translated as MKSHTQAVVIGGGVVGCSILYHLTKLGWTDVVLLERSELTSGSTWHAAANIHGLHDSTNISRLQHYTMNLYAELEAETGQSCGVFQPGSLYLAQTEEREHQLRLQEAKARRFGMNFHEVSRDEAERLHPMVNYDGIRCIMFEPDGGNVDPSGVTNAYAVGARQRGAEIHRFTPVTGTEQQPDGSWIVRTDKGDIRTPWVVNAAGLWAREVAAMAGFELPLLPTEHQYFVTETIDEIAGMDRRLPSVADRDGEYYLRQEGQGLLMGAYERDVRFWAEDGTPQGFGHELFADDLERIEDNMMRAIDRVPAVGEAGIKRVINGPMIWSPDSSALFGPVLELTGYFCCCGIIPGFSQNGGLGKLSAEWMVEGEPTLDLFGWDIARYGHWAGKEFTKARVGDQYANRFKIHFPNEERTAGRPARVRPAYGLQKSMGAHFGLNYGWVHPLWFAQDGEPQEESYGFARQNWFEPVGRECRMLRENAGILDISNFAKYRVQGSGAEDWLNALFANRMPKGVGRSCLTPLIGKRGGVAGDFTVTRLDEETFWIIGSGMAERFHLRFFRALPLPEGKKFESLTESYCGFNIAGPQSRHLLARLTNADLSNEAFPFMRSQRITVAGVDCVAIRVSFTGDLGWELHCAADDQLKLYEALLAEAPALGAGPVGSRALMSMRLEKGYGSWGRDYSPEYWPHESGLAGLIKADKEFMNKDAWEEISGQPAREMLRLLEIEVQTADASGGEPIFALDGTPIGQVSSGAYGYSVEKSLALSYLRAGTAEPGDTVHVAILGKPHVARVLEQAPFDPEGAKLRDK; from the coding sequence ATGAAATCTCACACGCAGGCAGTCGTCATCGGGGGCGGTGTTGTCGGTTGTTCGATCCTTTATCATCTGACCAAACTTGGGTGGACAGATGTGGTTCTGTTGGAGCGCTCGGAATTGACAAGCGGTTCCACCTGGCATGCCGCTGCCAATATCCATGGCTTGCATGACTCCACGAATATCTCGCGGCTGCAGCACTATACGATGAACCTATACGCCGAGTTGGAGGCAGAAACCGGGCAAAGTTGCGGGGTATTTCAACCCGGTAGCCTTTATCTGGCGCAGACCGAAGAGCGCGAACATCAACTTCGATTGCAGGAAGCCAAAGCGCGCCGGTTTGGGATGAACTTCCATGAAGTCAGCCGAGATGAGGCTGAACGGCTGCATCCGATGGTGAACTACGATGGCATTCGCTGCATTATGTTTGAACCCGACGGCGGCAATGTTGATCCATCCGGGGTCACGAATGCCTACGCCGTTGGAGCGCGGCAGAGAGGCGCGGAAATCCATCGATTTACACCGGTGACAGGAACTGAACAGCAACCTGATGGTAGTTGGATCGTTCGCACTGACAAGGGTGATATCCGCACACCCTGGGTTGTGAATGCTGCCGGTCTATGGGCTCGTGAAGTGGCGGCAATGGCGGGGTTTGAATTGCCGCTTTTGCCAACCGAGCATCAGTATTTCGTGACTGAGACGATAGATGAAATCGCGGGAATGGACCGTCGCTTACCATCGGTCGCTGATCGGGATGGGGAATACTATCTTCGTCAGGAAGGACAGGGTCTTTTGATGGGCGCTTATGAGCGCGACGTAAGGTTCTGGGCCGAAGACGGAACGCCACAAGGCTTTGGCCATGAGCTTTTTGCCGATGATCTGGAGCGCATAGAAGACAACATGATGCGCGCTATTGATCGGGTTCCCGCTGTTGGAGAAGCAGGCATCAAGCGTGTGATCAATGGGCCGATGATCTGGTCGCCGGATAGTTCGGCTCTGTTTGGGCCGGTACTGGAACTGACCGGGTATTTCTGCTGCTGCGGGATCATCCCCGGTTTCAGCCAGAACGGCGGGTTGGGCAAGCTTTCGGCAGAATGGATGGTCGAAGGTGAACCAACACTGGATTTGTTTGGTTGGGATATAGCCCGTTACGGGCATTGGGCTGGCAAAGAGTTCACCAAGGCACGGGTTGGTGACCAATATGCGAACCGCTTCAAAATCCACTTTCCGAACGAAGAACGCACGGCAGGGCGTCCGGCGCGTGTGCGTCCGGCATACGGTCTGCAAAAATCCATGGGGGCGCATTTTGGACTGAACTATGGCTGGGTGCATCCGCTTTGGTTCGCTCAAGACGGTGAACCGCAAGAGGAAAGTTATGGGTTTGCACGCCAGAACTGGTTTGAACCCGTGGGGCGCGAATGCAGGATGCTGCGCGAAAATGCTGGTATCCTGGATATTTCCAACTTCGCCAAATATCGCGTTCAGGGCTCCGGTGCCGAAGATTGGTTGAACGCCTTATTTGCCAATCGAATGCCGAAAGGTGTTGGCCGTAGTTGTTTAACCCCGCTGATTGGGAAACGTGGCGGTGTTGCCGGGGACTTCACGGTAACTCGACTTGATGAAGAGACGTTCTGGATCATCGGATCTGGAATGGCCGAGCGCTTCCATTTGCGATTTTTCCGTGCCCTGCCACTTCCGGAGGGCAAAAAATTCGAAAGTCTAACTGAGAGCTATTGCGGGTTTAACATTGCTGGCCCGCAATCGCGGCATTTGCTTGCTAGATTGACGAACGCAGATCTTTCCAATGAAGCGTTCCCGTTTATGCGTTCGCAACGCATTACCGTCGCGGGGGTTGATTGCGTCGCAATCCGCGTCTCTTTCACTGGTGATCTGGGTTGGGAGTTGCATTGCGCCGCCGACGACCAGCTTAAACTCTATGAGGCGCTCTTGGCCGAGGCCCCTGCCCTTGGCGCTGGCCCTGTTGGCAGCCGTGCTTTGATGAGTATGCGGTTGGAAAAAGGGTATGGTTCATGGGGACGCGATTACAGCCCCGAGTATTGGCCACATGAATCCGGGCTTGCTGGCCTGATCAAAGCCGACAAAGAGTTCATGAACAAGGATGCCTGGGAGGAAATTTCCGGGCAGCCAGCCCGTGAAATGCTCCGGCTGCTTGAGATCGAGGTGCAGACGGCGGATGCCTCGGGTGGTGAACCGATCTTTGCGTTGGATGGCACGCCGATTGGTCAGGTCAGTTCAGGAGCATACGGATATAGCGTCGAGAAATCTCTGGCTTTGTCCTATCTACGTGCTGGAACAGCCGAGCCCGGCGATACAGTTCATGTTGCAATTCTGGGCAAGCCTCATGTTGCGCGTGTGCTGGAACAGGCACCATTTGACCCGGAAGGCGCTAAACTACGCGATAAGTAG